One region of Pan paniscus chromosome 5, NHGRI_mPanPan1-v2.0_pri, whole genome shotgun sequence genomic DNA includes:
- the LOC100969075 gene encoding glutathione S-transferase Mu 2-like, which produces MMGYAPDYDRSQWLNEKFKLGLDFPNLPYLIDGAHKITQSKAILGCIAYKHNLCGETEGEKIWEDILENQLVDNHVQLARLCYNPDFKKLKPEYLEALPAMLKLYSQFLGKQPWFLGDKITLVDFIAYGVLERNQVFEPKWLDAFPNLKDFISRFEGLEISAYMKSSCFLPRPVFTKMAVWGNK; this is translated from the coding sequence ATGATGGGGTACGCTCCTGACTATGACAGAAGCCAGTGGCTGAATGAAAAATTCAAGCTGGGCCTGGACTTTCCCAATCTGCCCTACTTGATTGATGGGGCTCACAAGATCACCCAGAGCAaggccatcctgggctgcattgCCTACAAGCACAATCTGTGTGGGGAGACAGAAGGGGAGAAGATTTGGGAAGACATTTTGGAGAACCAGCTTGTGGACAACCACGTGCAGCTGGCCAGACTCTGCTACAACCCAGATTTTAAGAAACTGAAGCCAGAATACCTGGAGGCACTCCCTGCAATGCTGAAGCTCTACTCACAGTTTCTGGGGAAGCAGCCATGGTTTCTTGGGGACAAGATCACACTTGTGGATTTCATCGCGTATGGTGTCCTTGAGAGAAACCAAGTATTTGAGCCCAAGTGGTTGGACGCCTTCCCAAACCTGAAGGACTTCATCTCCCGATTTGAGGGCTTGGAGATCTCTGCCTACATGAAATCCAGCTGCTTCCTCCCGAGACCTGTGTTCACAAAGATGGCTGTCTGGGGCAACAAGTAG